From a single Leptospira levettii genomic region:
- the aat gene encoding leucyl/phenylalanyl-tRNA--protein transferase: MTKRSFDQFFKNPRHWREDLVAVGGDFSVDRLLYAYTHGIFPWSEDPIRWYCLDPRAIFDIHRVHFSKTVLRKVRQKKFRISFNEAFPIVMQACSYREKDNTWITPGFIDGYLELHKKGWAHSVEVWNAENVLVGGVYGVAIGKFFAGESMFSFESDAGKIGLFHLFAKLKESNFELFDTQQLNHVTWQLGAYEIPKLSYLDRLEHSIQEMVPWVIPPSHD; encoded by the coding sequence TTGACAAAAAGGAGTTTCGACCAATTTTTTAAAAACCCTCGGCATTGGAGGGAAGATTTGGTTGCGGTCGGTGGTGATTTCTCCGTTGATCGGCTGTTATACGCATACACACATGGCATTTTCCCTTGGTCTGAGGATCCTATTCGTTGGTATTGTTTGGATCCTCGCGCTATTTTTGACATTCACCGAGTTCATTTTTCTAAAACCGTTCTTCGTAAAGTAAGACAAAAAAAATTTCGTATCAGTTTTAACGAAGCTTTCCCGATTGTGATGCAGGCATGTTCCTATCGGGAAAAAGATAACACGTGGATCACTCCTGGTTTTATCGATGGTTATTTGGAACTCCACAAAAAAGGTTGGGCGCACTCTGTGGAAGTATGGAATGCGGAAAATGTTTTAGTCGGTGGTGTTTATGGTGTTGCGATCGGCAAGTTTTTTGCAGGGGAAAGTATGTTTTCCTTTGAATCGGATGCAGGAAAAATCGGGCTCTTTCATTTGTTTGCAAAACTAAAAGAATCTAACTTTGAGTTATTTGACACCCAACAGCTCAACCATGTGACTTGGCAATTGGGTGCTTATGAAATTCCAAAACTATCTTATTTAGATCGATTGGAACACTCTATTCAAGAGATGGTTCCTTGGGTCATTCCACCTTCACACGACTAA
- a CDS encoding response regulator encodes MKILIVDDEEDIAGLIQFHLEEEGFQTEVCHNGMEVLPRLEKNLPDGIILDLMLPGIGGMDLCKRIKEKYPQIPILMVTAKTGETDVVLGLELGADDYIRKPFNIRELVARVRTVTRRTTDPNQEVQGTITTGKIQINPTAHKVFVEGTEIDLTLIEFKLLQLFAGNPGVAFSRDKLLDRIWGKDVFVTDRTVDVNIKRLRDKLLSEKERLETIRGVGYRFRDA; translated from the coding sequence ATGAAAATATTGATTGTAGATGACGAAGAAGACATTGCCGGCCTCATCCAATTTCATTTGGAAGAAGAAGGTTTCCAAACGGAAGTTTGCCATAATGGAATGGAAGTCCTCCCTCGTTTAGAAAAAAATCTCCCTGATGGCATTATCTTAGATTTAATGTTACCTGGTATCGGTGGTATGGATCTATGTAAAAGGATCAAAGAAAAGTACCCACAAATCCCGATCCTAATGGTCACAGCCAAAACAGGTGAAACCGATGTGGTATTGGGATTAGAGTTAGGTGCTGATGATTATATCCGTAAACCTTTTAATATCAGGGAACTTGTGGCTCGAGTTAGAACTGTCACAAGAAGGACAACAGACCCAAACCAAGAAGTACAGGGAACCATAACCACTGGAAAAATCCAAATCAATCCAACCGCTCACAAAGTTTTTGTCGAAGGAACTGAGATTGACCTAACATTAATCGAATTTAAATTATTACAGCTGTTTGCTGGAAATCCAGGAGTTGCCTTTTCCAGAGACAAACTTTTAGATCGGATTTGGGGCAAAGACGTTTTTGTCACTGACCGCACTGTAGATGTAAATATCAAACGACTAAGAGATAAATTACTCTCCGAAAAAGAACGACTCGAAACGATCCGCGGAGTCGGTTATCGATTCCGAGATGCGTAG
- a CDS encoding LIC10235 family protein, with amino-acid sequence MKPKSIKPDELNKIFSELKKGEESAIGSYLVKGVRLQISKYNLSGAERVQLLYKRRRAQGLCIVCGKKVTKKNPSTDQLYRLCEEHRNKIDKGTK; translated from the coding sequence ATGAAGCCTAAATCGATTAAACCGGATGAGTTAAACAAGATTTTTTCCGAATTAAAAAAAGGAGAGGAGTCTGCCATCGGAAGTTATTTGGTAAAAGGAGTTCGTCTTCAAATCAGTAAATACAATTTATCAGGTGCCGAACGAGTTCAATTGTTATACAAAAGAAGAAGAGCACAAGGTTTGTGTATTGTATGCGGAAAAAAAGTCACAAAGAAAAATCCATCTACAGATCAACTTTATAGACTCTGTGAGGAACACCGCAATAAGATTGATAAAGGTACTAAGTAA
- a CDS encoding DUF962 domain-containing protein, producing the protein MEKKYKTLKDFFPFYLEEHSHPFNRALHFVGSSLALGCILGFIATAKLYILGLALVSGYFFAWIGHFFVEKNRPATFTYPIYSFVSDWMMYFKMLTGRIDVEFAKIKSKQN; encoded by the coding sequence ATGGAAAAGAAGTACAAAACACTCAAAGATTTTTTCCCATTCTATTTAGAAGAACATAGCCATCCGTTTAACCGTGCGTTACATTTTGTTGGCTCGAGTCTTGCTTTAGGTTGTATTCTAGGATTTATTGCGACTGCTAAGTTGTATATCTTAGGTTTGGCGCTTGTTAGTGGGTATTTCTTCGCATGGATCGGACATTTCTTTGTCGAAAAAAATCGCCCTGCAACATTTACCTACCCAATTTATTCATTTGTTTCTGATTGGATGATGTACTTCAAAATGTTAACAGGACGTATTGATGTTGAATTTGCCAAAATTAAGTCAAAACAAAATTAA
- a CDS encoding DUF1289 domain-containing protein, with product MSRKSPCIKICMMDPESGFCAGCYRTIEEIGAWSSMSDEEKEAVWQELPHRKAGNSTTE from the coding sequence ATGTCTCGAAAATCACCATGTATTAAAATCTGTATGATGGATCCAGAATCTGGGTTTTGTGCTGGTTGTTACCGAACAATCGAAGAAATCGGGGCTTGGTCCAGTATGAGCGATGAGGAAAAAGAAGCGGTCTGGCAGGAGCTCCCGCATAGAAAGGCGGGAAACTCTACCACAGAATAG
- a CDS encoding RNA polymerase sigma factor, with translation MKRYQGMVFSQARKAFLSEEEAEDFTQEVFLKAYESLSQFRGEAQFSTWLFQIAKFRLTKVNKKKSHLITDWTEDVSTVADKSKPSVVEILDKEETHHTLHSLIAKLPKSYQLPIHLHYFENKPLKEIANDLNIKLNTIKSHISRGKELLRKWWSHEIEG, from the coding sequence ATGAAACGGTACCAAGGGATGGTTTTTTCTCAAGCTCGCAAAGCTTTTTTATCGGAAGAAGAAGCTGAAGATTTTACCCAAGAAGTTTTTCTCAAAGCCTACGAATCTTTGAGCCAGTTCCGGGGAGAAGCTCAATTTTCAACATGGTTGTTTCAAATTGCAAAATTTCGCTTAACAAAAGTTAATAAAAAGAAATCTCATCTCATCACTGATTGGACAGAAGATGTATCAACTGTTGCCGACAAATCAAAACCCTCTGTTGTCGAAATTCTGGACAAAGAAGAAACTCATCATACTTTACATTCCCTCATTGCAAAACTCCCGAAATCTTACCAATTGCCGATCCACTTGCATTATTTTGAAAACAAACCTTTAAAGGAAATTGCAAACGATCTAAATATCAAACTAAATACAATTAAAAGTCATATCTCACGAGGTAAGGAACTTTTAAGAAAATGGTGGTCTCATGAAATCGAAGGATAA